The following coding sequences lie in one Dunckerocampus dactyliophorus isolate RoL2022-P2 chromosome 4, RoL_Ddac_1.1, whole genome shotgun sequence genomic window:
- the LOC129180293 gene encoding disintegrin and metalloproteinase domain-containing protein 9-like isoform X4 — MSRLLLPANFTVFTYAHDGACRTATPAVQHCHYQGVVEGMEGSSVAMSICNGLRGVMHLDHGSYAIEPLDSAPEWHLLYRLQDVTSQPRGCGTPRGHTSHNHTEQQNIHPRSRVKRAVLHRTHYVELLLVVDNERYKAMNSNDSAVTEDMVHLANYIDAIYVQLNVRVVLVGLEIWTRQNLISMEGGADEVLSRFTQWREKELLPRHRHDSAQLILKKSFGVTAGMAYVSTVCSRSHGGGINAFTNNNVAAFASIVAHELGHNLGMNHDDTRTCTCPASTCIMNSVARDAANFSSCSADDFEKMILATGGSCLLNVPQPDEAYSAPNCGNRLVDFGEECDCGSRKECESDPCCEFQTCRLKPGAQCGDGECCYNCQFLPGGTVCRSSRDECDLPEFCNGSSSLCQSDVFVQNGQPCRKQQAFCYNGRCQHADDQCRSIFGPKAKKADDICFKDVNSKGDRFGNCGKQSYHYKKCESRNALCGKLQCSNVQGVKAFGIEPSIISTRIGGAVCYGVDFMLGSDVPDPGMVNEGTKCGEGKVCLNFECRGVADLDFDCDVEKKCHGHGVCNNNKNCHCHAGWAPPFCEVKGYGGSVDSGPTWNDKDTSLRDGLLVFFFLVLPLVALATLAFLRREQILQRLGRGRRGRSRAYQPDGVMSANPGRGPPPRAQPPSFSRDNSDNVLRDGHHAHLLPPQVEETSRAASSYAARPPPPSLKPKPSVASQPLVPQRPAPPPPPPV; from the exons AGGCGTGATGCATCTGGATCACGGCAGCTACGCCATCGAGCCTCTAGACTCCGCCCCCGAGTGGCACTTGCTGTACCGCCTGCAGGACGTGACGTCACAGCCGCGAGGGTGCGGCACCCCGCGTGGCCACACCTCCCACAACCACACAGAGCAGCAAAACATCCACCCGCGCAGCAGG GTGAAGCGAGCCGTTCTACATCGAACACACTACGTGGAACTCCTGCTGGTGGTTGACAATGAAAGG tACAAGGCCATGAACAGCAACGACAGTGCCGTGACGGAGGACATGGTTCATCTGGCCAACTACATCGACGCT ATCTACGTGCAGCTGAACGTCAGGGTGGTCCTGGTGGGTCTGGAGATCTGGACCAGGCAGAACCTCATCAGCATGGAGGGAGGAGCCGATGAGGTGCTGAGTCGCTTCACCCAGTGGAGAGAGAAGGAGCTGCTGCCTCGCCACCGCCACGACTCTGCACAGCTCATCCT GAAGAAGAGTTTCGGGGTGACAGCAGGGATGGCGTACGTTTCCACCGTGTGCTCCAGAAGTCATGGCGGCGGCATCAACGCG TTCACCAACAACAACGTGGCCGCCTTCGCCTCCATTGTGGCTCACGAGCTGGGTCACAACCTCGGCATGAACCACGACgacacacgcacgtgcacatgCCCCGCCTCCACCTGCATCATGAACTCTGTAGCCag AGATGCCGCAAACTTCAGCAGCTGCAGCGCCGACGACTTTGAGAAGATGATCTTGGCGACGGGGGGGTCGTGTCTCCTGAACGTCCCGCAGCCCGACGAGGCCTACAGCGCTCCCAACTGCGGGAACAGACTGGTGGACTTTGGCGAGGAGTGCGACTGCGGATCCCGGAAG GAGTGCGAGAGTGACCCCTGCTGTGAGTTTCAGACGTGCAGACTGAAGCCAGGAGCTCAGTGTGGTGATGGAGAGTGCTGCTACAACTGTCAG ttccTGCCAGGGGGCACGGTGTGTCGCTCCAGCAGGGACGAGTGCGACTTGCCCGAGTTCTGTAACGGCTCGTCTTCTCTTTGTCAAAGTGACGTCTTTGTGCAG aacGGTCAGCCGTGCAGGAAGCAGCAGGCCTTCTGCTACAACGGCAGGTGTCAGCATGCTGACGACCAGTGTCGGAGCATCTTCGGGCCCA AGGCGAAGAAGGCAGACGACATCTGCTTCAAAGATGTCAACAGCAAAGGTGATCGCTTCGGGAACTGCGGCAAGCAAAGCTACCACTACAAGAAGTGTGAGAGCAG AAACGCCCTGTGCGGGAAGCTGCAGTGCTCCAACGTGCAGGGCGTGAAGGCGTTCGGCATCGAGCCGTCCATCATCAGCACGCGCATCGGCGGCGCCGTCTGCTACGGTGTGGACTTCATGCTGGGGTCGGACGTGCCGGACCCGGGCATGGTGAACGAGGGCACCAAGTGCGgagagggcaag GTGTGTCTGAACTTTGAGTGTCGTGGCGTCGCCGACCTGGACTTCGACTGCGACGTGGAGAAGAAGTGTCACGGTCACGGG gtgtgcaacaacaacaagaactgTCATTGCCACGCCGGCTGGGCTCCGCCCTTCTGTGAGGTGAAAGGTTACGGTGGAAGCGTGGACAGCGGCCCCACCTGGAACG ACAAAGACACCTCGCTAAGGGACGGCCTGCTGGTCTTCTTCTTCCTGGTTCTGCCGCTAGTGGCGCTGGCGACGTTGGCGTTCCTGCGCAGGGAGCAGATACTGCAGCGCCTCGGCCGCGGGCGCAGGGGGCGGTCACGAGCGTACCA GCCTGATGGCGTCATGTCGGCCAATCCCGGCAGAGGACCGCCTCCCCGAGCGCAGCCGCCGTCTTTCTCCCGGGACAACAGCGACAACGTCCTCAGAGACGGG CATCACGCCCACCTGCTGCCGCCGCAG gtgGAGGAGACGAGCAGGGCCGCTTCATCATATGCCGCGAGACCGCCACCGCCATCTCT GAAACCCAAACCCTCTGTGGCGTCACAGCCTCTGGTGCCTCAAAGACCCGCCCCCCCTCCGCCACCACCTGTCTAG
- the LOC129180293 gene encoding disintegrin and metalloproteinase domain-containing protein 9-like isoform X3 codes for MSRLLLPANFTVFTYAHDGACRTATPAVQQHCHYQGVVEGMEGSSVAMSICNGLRGVMHLDHGSYAIEPLDSAPEWHLLYRLQDVTSQPRGCGTPRGHTSHNHTEQQNIHPRSRVKRAVLHRTHYVELLLVVDNERYKAMNSNDSAVTEDMVHLANYIDAIYVQLNVRVVLVGLEIWTRQNLISMEGGADEVLSRFTQWREKELLPRHRHDSAQLILKKSFGVTAGMAYVSTVCSRSHGGGINAFTNNNVAAFASIVAHELGHNLGMNHDDTRTCTCPASTCIMNSVARDAANFSSCSADDFEKMILATGGSCLLNVPQPDEAYSAPNCGNRLVDFGEECDCGSRKECESDPCCEFQTCRLKPGAQCGDGECCYNCQFLPGGTVCRSSRDECDLPEFCNGSSSLCQSDVFVQNGQPCRKQQAFCYNGRCQHADDQCRSIFGPKAKKADDICFKDVNSKGDRFGNCGKQSYHYKKCESRNALCGKLQCSNVQGVKAFGIEPSIISTRIGGAVCYGVDFMLGSDVPDPGMVNEGTKCGEGKVCLNFECRGVADLDFDCDVEKKCHGHGVCNNNKNCHCHAGWAPPFCEVKGYGGSVDSGPTWNDKDTSLRDGLLVFFFLVLPLVALATLAFLRREQILQRLGRGRRGRSRAYQPDGVMSANPGRGPPPRAQPPSFSRDNSDNVLRDGHHAHLLPPQVEETSRAASSYAARPPPPSLKPKPSVASQPLVPQRPAPPPPPPV; via the exons AGGCGTGATGCATCTGGATCACGGCAGCTACGCCATCGAGCCTCTAGACTCCGCCCCCGAGTGGCACTTGCTGTACCGCCTGCAGGACGTGACGTCACAGCCGCGAGGGTGCGGCACCCCGCGTGGCCACACCTCCCACAACCACACAGAGCAGCAAAACATCCACCCGCGCAGCAGG GTGAAGCGAGCCGTTCTACATCGAACACACTACGTGGAACTCCTGCTGGTGGTTGACAATGAAAGG tACAAGGCCATGAACAGCAACGACAGTGCCGTGACGGAGGACATGGTTCATCTGGCCAACTACATCGACGCT ATCTACGTGCAGCTGAACGTCAGGGTGGTCCTGGTGGGTCTGGAGATCTGGACCAGGCAGAACCTCATCAGCATGGAGGGAGGAGCCGATGAGGTGCTGAGTCGCTTCACCCAGTGGAGAGAGAAGGAGCTGCTGCCTCGCCACCGCCACGACTCTGCACAGCTCATCCT GAAGAAGAGTTTCGGGGTGACAGCAGGGATGGCGTACGTTTCCACCGTGTGCTCCAGAAGTCATGGCGGCGGCATCAACGCG TTCACCAACAACAACGTGGCCGCCTTCGCCTCCATTGTGGCTCACGAGCTGGGTCACAACCTCGGCATGAACCACGACgacacacgcacgtgcacatgCCCCGCCTCCACCTGCATCATGAACTCTGTAGCCag AGATGCCGCAAACTTCAGCAGCTGCAGCGCCGACGACTTTGAGAAGATGATCTTGGCGACGGGGGGGTCGTGTCTCCTGAACGTCCCGCAGCCCGACGAGGCCTACAGCGCTCCCAACTGCGGGAACAGACTGGTGGACTTTGGCGAGGAGTGCGACTGCGGATCCCGGAAG GAGTGCGAGAGTGACCCCTGCTGTGAGTTTCAGACGTGCAGACTGAAGCCAGGAGCTCAGTGTGGTGATGGAGAGTGCTGCTACAACTGTCAG ttccTGCCAGGGGGCACGGTGTGTCGCTCCAGCAGGGACGAGTGCGACTTGCCCGAGTTCTGTAACGGCTCGTCTTCTCTTTGTCAAAGTGACGTCTTTGTGCAG aacGGTCAGCCGTGCAGGAAGCAGCAGGCCTTCTGCTACAACGGCAGGTGTCAGCATGCTGACGACCAGTGTCGGAGCATCTTCGGGCCCA AGGCGAAGAAGGCAGACGACATCTGCTTCAAAGATGTCAACAGCAAAGGTGATCGCTTCGGGAACTGCGGCAAGCAAAGCTACCACTACAAGAAGTGTGAGAGCAG AAACGCCCTGTGCGGGAAGCTGCAGTGCTCCAACGTGCAGGGCGTGAAGGCGTTCGGCATCGAGCCGTCCATCATCAGCACGCGCATCGGCGGCGCCGTCTGCTACGGTGTGGACTTCATGCTGGGGTCGGACGTGCCGGACCCGGGCATGGTGAACGAGGGCACCAAGTGCGgagagggcaag GTGTGTCTGAACTTTGAGTGTCGTGGCGTCGCCGACCTGGACTTCGACTGCGACGTGGAGAAGAAGTGTCACGGTCACGGG gtgtgcaacaacaacaagaactgTCATTGCCACGCCGGCTGGGCTCCGCCCTTCTGTGAGGTGAAAGGTTACGGTGGAAGCGTGGACAGCGGCCCCACCTGGAACG ACAAAGACACCTCGCTAAGGGACGGCCTGCTGGTCTTCTTCTTCCTGGTTCTGCCGCTAGTGGCGCTGGCGACGTTGGCGTTCCTGCGCAGGGAGCAGATACTGCAGCGCCTCGGCCGCGGGCGCAGGGGGCGGTCACGAGCGTACCA GCCTGATGGCGTCATGTCGGCCAATCCCGGCAGAGGACCGCCTCCCCGAGCGCAGCCGCCGTCTTTCTCCCGGGACAACAGCGACAACGTCCTCAGAGACGGG CATCACGCCCACCTGCTGCCGCCGCAG gtgGAGGAGACGAGCAGGGCCGCTTCATCATATGCCGCGAGACCGCCACCGCCATCTCT GAAACCCAAACCCTCTGTGGCGTCACAGCCTCTGGTGCCTCAAAGACCCGCCCCCCCTCCGCCACCACCTGTCTAG